In Mya arenaria isolate MELC-2E11 chromosome 1, ASM2691426v1, the genomic stretch caaaacaaacagataaaCTAATTACAAGTTCTCAACGAACAGATAAGATAGACGTTTTAGCCCTTTACATAGTGTTTGCAATAAAGAATCccttattatattattaatatgtcTACAACATACGCCTTGAATATATAAAATCGTAACACTCAGTACAACAAAAAAACTAGTGCCAGCGTTCCTCAATTCTTAAAGTGACATAACTCGACGCATATGTGACTAGTGGATGATTTACTAGTGAACAGTGAAGTATACAGCCCGTCTTGTGCTGTGCCCTAAATAAAGAAAGCGCCAAGTCAACGAGAACAAATACATTGACTGACTTCTTTTCGAGCTAAGAACTAAATGGAGCTCACTTTTTCATATTCTTTCTTTGTTCTCTCTCCTTTTCCTCCCTTTCCGTCTGAATCTGTTTAGAAACGGAATCGAACGCTTTCGCCAGGGTGTCATTAGCCTTCTCTATACCCTGAAAAGATATTAAATCCATCGTCGGTCTCTTTCCAGTTAACACACTTTATATATTTCTAGATGGTCTCGTTGACCCACatacttatttctttaaaatagaaaagttaaaTAATAGTTAAGCCTCTAGGTATGTTACCAAAATTACCATACAATCCACCTGGACAAGTccaattgaaatataaaccctgatTAAAGGCACAAGGTAGGGACCAAAATGATACTGATTGAGAGATACATACGTTAAACATCACAAACATACCGCTGAAACCTcacacgcatcaaaataacTGTCTTTGAGCGGTCAGTGCAACACGGGTTTAATAGAACTTGTTCTAACAGTTTTcaatgattaaaaacaaaacattatacaaGCCTCGTCGGAGACATAAAATAGCATGGAATTCACgttcatgtacatttttttaaaacaccgTTTGGGTAATATGTCTATAAATTGAAACCGATCGATGCGACTCATAACAAATTGAGCATTAGTTTATCATTATTCATATTCGTAAAGTCATACACAATACACGGAATAGTCGGTGCAGACGAAGTTTACCTTCTGTGTTTTCTGCAGCATCTTCATCATTCTCTTGTGCTGCTGTTTCTCCTGTTTGCTGTGAGCCTTCAGGGCGTGCTTCATTCGTTCATCTTCCTTTGCCCTGGATGGCAACAGCGTTAAAGGTTAGCATATAAACTGCTAGCAATGGTACTTAAATTACCATCACATATATTTCGATTACACATACTACAATTACTCACACTAcaattacatatacatgtactccTATAACACACACTGACACTAGTCATACATCCATTTCAAACACAACCATTCCACATCCTACCATTACACAAAGTACCATTACACATACTACAATATCTCGTGGAACCATTATTCATATTACCATTACACATACTCTACTATTTTACATATTGCCATTACACATTCTACTATTTCACATTCTACCATTACTCATACTACCATTTCTCAAACTACCATTACACATCCTACCATTacacatataataaatattcataataccATCACTCAAACTACCATACACTTATAACCATACAAACACTTACATTACTCATACTGACTTAACACACACATTCATTACAATTCCTGCCACTACAAATACTACATCACACACATATCCATTATGTGTACTACTATTGCTCACACTGTCATTTTCAATGCTACCATACATAAACTACCATGACACATAAAACTATAACAAACGTCCAATACTTATTTACGTACACGTCGTCCTTGATTTCTTTGAGACGTTCCTTGACGTGTGTCTCGTAGTTGGATTGAGCAGTTTCCAGTCTGCGTTCTATCTTCGTTACGAGAGCTTTCTGGCCAGCCCTATcgtaataaaatacacacaccATGTACATCGATTACATTACAGTTTTATTACAAAGACATTTTAAAGCATTCCAGAATTTAGTctttctgagcctgagtctgAAACTCGGACTGAAGGCATTAATGAAAACGGGTTCTGGATCTCGTTCTCTCAAactaaaacagaaaacaactACAATATTCGGCTTTCATATaatatagttcatatattatcttttatttgcatttcaaaCGCATTTCTAACAAGACAGGACTATGTCCCGAGGACATTTTGTTCTTCAAATTAGAACGGAGTAACTTACTTTGCTTTCTTTTCGTACACAACATGACGTTTTGTGTAATACAACCTCTCTTCTTCGTTTTCCCTAGCGATTCGCTGAAAACAATGAGACAATACAAAAAAACTAGGAACGATCCATGCAGCAAAGAAAGATTTGAATGagcttatatttaaaaaatgcacaaGCTTTAAACATCAACAGATGTTCAAtgggaaatatatataaaatcatataacaatatattcatataatacaaatgtttagaTGCCGTTGAAGATAGATGTTGAATAAGCGTCTTAAAACGAACGGTCAATGAAATATCAACATGATCTAATACTTGCATGATCCCTATAATCTTATGAAACACTGGTTTTCGGAGTGTTTCGTAAgggaaaaaatgtatatttgaaaattttgttCATAGCTGGAATGTTAATCGATAAAATTTGGTAATTTTACTTAACATTGTTCGACACTCTTTTTAACCATACACACATGTGCATTTAAATGCTCACTTCATAGTATTTGCTATGAACCAACTTGCATCTCGTCATTCAAATGTTTACCCTCATAGTGTTCGCTATCAGTCAACTAGTATCTCGTCATTAATGACATATTGTTCAGTGTCAACCGACCTGTTTCTCGTCATATTGTTCGCAATCAACTAAACTGTTTCCCATAATTAATGGCATATTGTTCGCTATCAACCAACCTGTTTCTCGTCATAGTATTCGCAATCAACTCACCTGTAAACAATCATAAATGACATACTGTTCGCTATCAACCAACCTGTATCTCATCATGAATGATAGTTTCTCGTTTCTCCTCCGCTTGTAAGCGTTTTCTGTCATGTTCTGCTTTCTCTTGTAGTCGCCGGTCGTATTCTCTGGAGTTCAGATCCCACCAATTCTTTTcctgaacaaataataaaacgaatTGTGGGACATTGTAATTGAAGTATATTTAAGAAGGTTGTTCGAGTTCTTCAGTCTCCTTAAATCGTATCTCACACGCTGGGCAGTTCAGAGCCTACCAGGTCTTCCGGGGTTACTCGAGTTCAGGTATCAACGGTTCTCTCCCGAAAAAAACATCATCATGTGAAGAACAAAACCATAACATATACTCGATGTAAAAATAGCGCTACattcatttagtatatatcaggacgatacattatatatgcaTTGAAATGTGCGCAACGATGCCGTAGAAAGTTTCATATCGCATTCGTTCATTTATTTCGGTTTAAGTTTATTAAACACTCATTTGCTTTTGACCAGAAATAATGCTTTAAGGTCGTGCACAAAATAATTACTAACGGCATTAAACAGTTAACAGGTAATAACCTCCAGGCTCGTTATAAGCAGTAACGTACACAAGCTTcctaaaaagtaaaaaaaatgaatgtttatttttctaaaaaattcTCCCCTGTAACACATTATATGTACGATAATATTTTACCCACTGTTAAATAGTTATAACAAACCATTATGAATGAAAGCTGCgaaaatgtacatgaaataattttgaaacttaAATAGCATATATATGGACGCATAGGTGGCAGTTTAGGGTGAAAAAATGGTACACTATAATAAAGTCTCCAATACCACTTTTATCCCTTGCCCAAAGAACCTGAACTATGTaggttatgaaatataattaataagcaCAAACATACACTTGCTGAATCTTAGACAGGCTTTTAAGGTAATTAAtctaagttgtttttttcactttcaaTATGATCACCATCATTTGAAGATGACCGCGCATTAATAATTCACTAAAGGTGAAGCATACAAATAAGCGTTCCATCTGAAATGATTTTTcaatgtgtaaaaatatttaaaaaaataataattagcATTACTTTCTGTGTTTATTCAATGAAAGATTGACGTTGAAAGGAGCAGTTATCCTTGAGTTATCTCTCCAACTAGATGTTATGAAGTCAACAGTCGGTTACCAAGCACTCATTGTGTTATCATTGGCAACTCCTTCTTTCGTACATATATATCTTTGTAAAACGTAACTGAACTgttcacaaaatgaaaaaagacaacatcatttttgaaattgtggcaaaattaaaaaaaaaaaatcaccaaatgCAGTTGATGCAATcagataacaaatatttaaattcaattccTTAGCGACTTTCATACAAACTCAACTGTAATAAATATTCACCTGTTTTTCTTTGTGTTCGTCTTCCCACTTAACCATCTCTTGTATCTCCTTCTCCTGAAACCAGCATAAACATCAGCAAACTAGGTACAAGTGTTTACATTACTTTCCAGGACAATTCAGGGTCAGCAATAGCTTGTTTgagaaaagcaaaattaaaaaaaagatattgatTGGGAAAAGATGGTAAATTGTATGGGTCTGTTACAAATAAACTGTACTTTAATGAGGCACACATAGTTTGCGGCCACTAACATAACGACACTCACTATAATTCACAAATATTTGTCCtaataaatgatatgtattgtcgttttttttacatttagaaatTTGGATTAATGAATCAGAGCGCTAATTTCAACACAATGCTAAAATTAATATGGTCTCAGTTgcattataattcaaattattatattacatacATAAATTCGATATGATATGACCAACGTATACCATTAAGGTTATTTTAGACGCGTTTATGTAGCAATTAATATGagcatttttaataaaaggGCAACAGTTTGTGgtggaaaaatatattaacgCTCTTCATCGAGCTATTATATGTGACTTATGATAGAAATACTAATGatttatactattttatttcagttaagaAAGTCATCACccagaaaaaaaatagaaaatctcGTCATAATGAACAGTGTAATAGTACTCATcgtttattttgattattttatttacaaaaataaaaaaaaaacatgctgaCACTGCCTTATCATTTCTTGCTGATTTATCAAAGTCTTCTTAAATGATTCAGATCGACAGATGCTCACAATACTTTGTATACGTATTACGGTTTATagtacatgttttaaagatgcactattactcccaagtaagatttaacacatttaataggattgtattaatatatcaaaaaggataaacaaatgtcgaaaataatggttcttatgaaggataccgagtttaatttgaaagatatgtgcaagaaacacggtatttctaccttataagatgATAGAAGAtagcagtaaatattttagcattcaccaatcattttatatttttgcgttttcagctatgaaatacacggttctaatattgttttcagttattaatattttccataaatgcattatttagtaagtagttaaaggtttattacaaaaaaagcatgtttaatataaatgtgtttgtattgattttgaataagtgtgtcacttatataagatgcactattactcccaagtatgatttaacacatttaataggattgtattaatatatcaaaaaggataaacaaatgtcgaaaataatggttcttatgaaggataccgagtttaatttgaaagatatgtgcaagaaacacggtatttctaccttataagatgATAGAAGAtagcagtaaatattttagcattcaccaatcattttatatttttgcgttttcagctatgaaatacacggttctaatattgttttcagttattaatattttccataaatgcattatttagtaagtagttaaaggtttattacaaaaaagcatgtttaatataaatgtgtttgtattgattttgaataagtgtgtcacttATATATGAATCAGTTTAAAGCTCTTTGTGTGACATTACCCGAAGTTCATGCTGCTTCCTCAGATTGTtctctgttttgttgtttgattCTTCTAACTCTTTCAAAAGTCTGTTCTTCTTTTTCAACCGTTTCTTTGCCCGATTCAacttaaaaagaagaaaaagtaaaatacaATTCGTGCATGtcttttttcaagtttttgtagTTATTCAAAAATACATATGCGAGCTCatggatttaaatataatagaaCACAACACAGATCGATGGAAATGATAATTTACATGGTAGATACACCCTCAATAATCGCTCGATTTCAGAAAATTAAAACCTGACAGCATGTTTTTAtccttagtttaaacatattttattcagcGTAAATATCATTCGTAAATGCAACATGGTATGTCATTATATACATGGTATATTGAATGGGATTACAACGAAAGCAGAGCTTATAATATCActctgtgttgttgtttttatacttcAGGCAATAAAAGACAAAGACGTTACTgtcttttaactactacaattGTGCATTATCTAATGAATTTCAAATAAGTAGTATATCAACTatctcaatatatttaaatatttatgtttaaatatgctATTATGTCgtatttgcatatttcaaaaataaactgaaagtctgaataaaaacaaaacaagtatatACTTATGTTTCTAATCAAGATGTGCAAATGTATACAACTATTTCCTTGAAGCATATAAAATggacattaattttcgaaaacaTAGTCAGGTTGAAATATGCaattatgaattaaaaatgttattattgatatgttatatgttgtctTAAACGATTGaaatttcatatacatgtatgaacttgtatacatgttttatacttgTCGACAATGTGTATAGTATTCAAAGACATGAATCTATGATCTTTtggtaaataaatgttctgctTAATTGAAGTTATAAAGTGCCCCCATCTCTAAGTTATAATAGGGCTGCACGTCTGTATTAAACGGTACTCATATATTTCGGTTCTATTTATATTAATAGCTTCGTGAGTTGATTCACCCGGAGTGTATTTTCTAAGTTGTTCTGCTGTACAAATCAAAATCGAAGCGGCACGGACAAAATTTTGCCTGTCGGGTGTCTTTTTGATAACCAACGTTgctaattaaatgtatttaaccTTTAAAAGTGGACAAACTACCGACCCTCCTCTAGCATTGCAGAGACCTCGCTATGTGCTCACCCTTGCACATGGAAATAAGTTGTATAAATCTGGAGTGTTTGTTCTTTGTAATGCATTCACTACagacaaataattttcaaaacccGTACCAGATCCTATCATCCTCTCCCATAATAATCATCAAACGGAATGATTTTATCCGTTTATAGTTTCCATACGTTTTTTTAATGGAAGAACTAGTCTACCCCATCTGGAATAATTTCCGGAGTAACCCCTTTTTCAAGCGGAGTTTTCAAACTTGTACAACCCTGAGTTTTTTTTGCTAACTAATGTTTGTTTTAGCACAATTTAATGCCCTTACGTTCTAGTTGCACCATTTGTCTATTCTCCTCTTTCATTTTCTTAACACTGGCATTTCTTGGGCCAGATTGGTTGACCACCTTTCACCCAGAGGTTGTAGATTCGACCCTACCATATTTTGTCACACTTATTCTAATAGAATTAATTATAATCTGACCATAACccgattttgttgttttctacaTGTTCAACCTTAATTAATCAAAATGTATGCACATATTCTGCTGGCACATAAGAAGATATATATACCTTTTTCAGCTGGACCATCTGTCGATCCTCCTCTCTCATAATCTCAACCTTAGCCTTATGGTTTTTCTGCTTCTCTAACCGGAAGTTGTCCTTGTCATTCTTTTCCGTGTCCC encodes the following:
- the LOC128240139 gene encoding trichohyalin-like, with product MYHDTRSVYSDIHLPEKNNLVTPRPITDLGIRRALKKDGDLAKLKVPPQDEKILGLITQRGEFEKNYWKQRLKNSIAWDTEKNDKDNFRLEKQKNHKAKVEIMREEDRQMVQLKKLNRAKKRLKKKNRLLKELEESNNKTENNLRKQHELREKEIQEMVKWEDEHKEKQEKNWWDLNSREYDRRLQEKAEHDRKRLQAEEKRETIIHDEIQRIARENEEERLYYTKRHVVYEKKAKAGQKALVTKIERRLETAQSNYETHVKERLKEIKDDVAKEDERMKHALKAHSKQEKQQHKRMMKMLQKTQKGIEKANDTLAKAFDSVSKQIQTEREEKEREQRKNMKKLQKDAMRWSKKVNKEIKDRESRMSMEQEKRTKIMEKTRHVAHDTRILRNKLLDRYGAENFDKKVIRVERFHSLGTRPSTQDWNTSNISLL